From Apis mellifera strain DH4 linkage group LG5, Amel_HAv3.1, whole genome shotgun sequence, the proteins below share one genomic window:
- the LOC411059 gene encoding angiogenic factor with G patch and FHA domains 1 — protein MIENNISSESDEGEIKSDFELDFQDELCNYPHVLRFIQRMRDHIKKRNKKIAKLRNKLNEYESQKLLQKKNLVDYGTQTNPLEYEKESYLSQDWNINNDKTSTDIIQQVKEAAESALLQTGFVYEETSGLYYDYNSGYYYDAKQGLYYDGNTGTYYYYDETSGTYQFHSQALVTGNEAAARVQGKKEQKTRKAIKDEGKKRKLAKREGQSEDELEEGECSSNDSDSSSNDITPELCTSSDSDHEEDQDLAKTYPPCMRIIVKETTLPKLKVGSLFLVAYTGGSIGREGDHSVVIPDINISKQHARFLYNEDKKIYEITDLGSRNGTFLNGKRLSVAKQESDPHEVSHGSIVQVGTTKLLCHIHNGNETCGHCEPGLVQQNNNAEENKSSKKQQHKQELRRLKHKFGVEKDNVATASQVASGYQDRAQSRRKCVGSLNHHAKTQQSSMDISIAKDNRGFKLLSKMGWSEGQSLGKERDGPIEPVSLTNNPCKTGLGATSEFPTIELDSTTEKKQALWRKTQQRYKEISDHAK, from the exons atgatagaaaataatatatctagtGAAAGTGATGAAGGAGAAATAAAATCAGATTTTGAATTGGATTTTCAAGATGAACTATGTAATTATCCTCatgttttaagatttattcaaagaatgcgtgatcatattaaaaaacgaaataaaaaaattgccaaGTTACGAAATAAACTTAATGAATat gaGAGTCAGAAATTAttgcagaaaaaaaatttagttgaCTATGGAACTCAAACAAATCCTTTGGAATATGAAAAGGAATCATATCTTTCACAAGattggaatattaataatgataaaacttCAACTGATATTATACAACAAGTTAAAGAAGCAGCTGAATCTGCTTTATTGCAAACTGGTTTTGTTTATGAAGAAACTTCtggtttatattatgattataatagtggatattattatgatgca aaACAAGGTTTATATTATGATGGTAATACAggcacatattattattatgatgaaACTAGTGGAACATATCAGTTCCATAGTCAAGCTCTAGTAACTGGGAATGAAGCAGCTGCTCGTGTGCAAGGCAAGAAGGAGCAAAAGACTAGAAAGGCAATTAAG GATGAGGGGAAAAAACGTAAACTTGCGAAAAGAGAAGGACAATCAGAAGATGAACTCGAGGAGGGTGAATGTTCAAGCAATGATAGTGACAGCAGTTCTAATGACATTACTCCAGAATTATGTACTAGTAGTGACAGTGACCATGAAGAAGATCaag atttaGCAAAAACTTATCCACCGTGCATGAGAATCATAGTTAAGGAAACCACTTTACCAAAATTAAAAGTTGGAAGCCTTTTTCTTGTTGCATATACGGGTGGTTCAATTGGTCGAGAAGGTGATCATTCTGTAGTTATTCCTGATATAAATATCAGTAAA caaCATGCccgttttttatataatgaagataagaaaatatatgaaatcacTGATTTGGGATCAAGAAACGGTACATTTTTAAATGGTAAAAGGTTATCTGTGGCTAAACAAGAATCTGATCCTCACGAAGTTTCTCATGGTTCAATCGTGCAAGTTGGAACTACAAAATTATTGTGTCACATTCACAATGGAAATGAAACTTGTGGCCATTGTGAGCCAGGACTTgttcaacaaaataataatgcagAAGAAAACAAATCTTCTAAAAAACAACAACATAAACAAGAATTACGGCGGCTGAAACATAAGTTTGGTGtagaaaaagataatgttGCAACTGCTAGTCAGGTAGCATCAGGATATCAAGATCGAGCGCAAAGTCGTAGAAAATGTGTTGGTTCTTTAAATCATCATGCTAAAACACAACAAAGTTCAATGGACat ttctATTGCAAAGGACAACAGAGGATTTAAACTTCTATCAAAAATGGGCTGGTCTGAGGGACAATCAttaggaaaagaaagagatggtCCAATTGAACCG